One genomic region from Streptomyces venezuelae encodes:
- a CDS encoding acyl-CoA dehydrogenase family protein: protein MKSPSTPVHPFDLLAIDGLLTEEEREIRRTVRTAADRELRPHIAGWFEKGEIPARELARTLGGLGVLGMHLEGYGCAGTGSVAYGLACLELEAVDSGLRSLVSVQGSLAMYAIWKYGSEEQKQRWLPKMAAGEYIGCFGLTEPDAGSDPGAMRTNAKRDGSDWVLNGTKMWITNGSVADVAVVWARTEDGVRGFLVPAGTPGFSAPEIKMKLSLRASVTSELVLEDVRLPADAMLPEARGLSGPLGCLNEARFGIVFGALGAARDCLETAISYARDRTVFARSLASYQLTQQKLADMAVELGKGMLLAVHLGRLKDAGLITAEQISVGKLNNVREAIAIARECRTILGANGITLEYPVLRHANNLESVLTYEGTSEVHSLVIGKALTGEQAFR from the coding sequence GTGAAGTCGCCGTCCACCCCCGTCCACCCCTTCGACCTGCTGGCCATCGACGGCCTGCTCACCGAGGAGGAGCGCGAGATCCGCCGGACCGTGCGCACCGCCGCCGACCGCGAGCTGCGCCCGCACATCGCCGGCTGGTTCGAGAAGGGCGAGATCCCGGCCCGCGAGCTCGCCCGCACCCTCGGCGGACTCGGCGTCCTGGGCATGCACCTGGAGGGGTACGGCTGCGCCGGCACCGGCTCCGTCGCGTACGGGCTCGCCTGCCTGGAGCTGGAGGCCGTCGACTCCGGACTGCGCTCCCTCGTCTCCGTACAGGGCTCCCTCGCCATGTACGCGATCTGGAAGTACGGCTCAGAGGAGCAGAAGCAGCGCTGGCTGCCGAAGATGGCGGCGGGCGAGTACATCGGCTGCTTCGGCCTCACCGAACCCGACGCGGGTTCGGACCCGGGGGCCATGCGGACCAACGCCAAGCGCGACGGCTCGGACTGGGTGCTCAACGGCACCAAGATGTGGATCACCAACGGCTCCGTGGCCGACGTCGCCGTCGTCTGGGCCCGCACGGAGGACGGTGTCCGGGGCTTCCTCGTCCCGGCGGGCACCCCGGGCTTCAGCGCCCCGGAGATCAAGATGAAGCTCTCGCTGCGGGCGAGCGTCACCAGCGAACTGGTCCTGGAGGACGTACGCCTCCCGGCCGACGCGATGCTCCCCGAGGCCCGGGGCCTCTCCGGCCCGCTCGGCTGTCTCAACGAGGCCCGCTTCGGCATCGTCTTCGGCGCGCTCGGTGCCGCCCGCGACTGCCTGGAGACGGCGATCTCCTACGCCCGCGACCGGACCGTCTTCGCCCGCTCCCTCGCCTCGTACCAGCTGACCCAGCAGAAGCTCGCCGACATGGCCGTCGAGCTCGGCAAGGGCATGCTGCTCGCCGTCCACCTCGGCCGCCTCAAGGACGCGGGCCTGATCACGGCAGAGCAGATCAGCGTGGGCAAGCTCAACAACGTCCGGGAAGCCATCGCCATCGCCCGCGAGTGCCGCACGATCCTCGGCGCGAACGGCATCACGCTGGAGTACCCGGTGCTGCGCCATGCCAACAACCTGGAGTCGGTGCTCACTTACGAGGGCACGAGCGAGGTCCACTCCCTGGTCATCGGCAAGGCGCTCACCGGCGAGCAGGCCTTCCGCTGA
- a CDS encoding universal stress protein encodes MSDASHHDAGGAVRRVVVGVSGSLSSLAALRYATALARRESVPLLAVLAWEPPEGEGLYARRPDREWARMWGEDARDRLRSAFTEALGAAPADLAVERRIVRDAPAAALRAAADRPGDLLVVGAARRRGRLARLRRRRVLRAVQGHADCPVLTVPGPVLRPGEARVLHRNARVSPLLAGTPARPSRIATGGPAQGA; translated from the coding sequence ATGAGCGACGCGTCGCACCACGACGCCGGCGGGGCCGTGCGGCGGGTCGTCGTCGGCGTGAGCGGCTCCCTTTCCTCGCTCGCGGCCCTGCGGTACGCGACCGCCCTCGCCCGCCGCGAGTCCGTACCGCTGCTCGCGGTGCTGGCCTGGGAGCCCCCGGAAGGGGAGGGGCTGTACGCCCGCAGGCCCGACCGGGAGTGGGCGCGGATGTGGGGCGAGGACGCCCGGGACCGGCTGCGGAGCGCCTTCACCGAGGCTCTCGGGGCGGCTCCCGCGGACCTCGCGGTGGAGCGGCGGATCGTCAGGGACGCTCCGGCGGCTGCCCTCCGCGCGGCGGCCGACCGCCCAGGCGACCTCCTCGTCGTCGGGGCCGCGAGGCGCCGGGGCCGCCTCGCCCGGCTGCGCCGCCGCCGGGTCCTGCGCGCGGTCCAGGGCCACGCGGACTGCCCGGTGCTGACCGTGCCGGGGCCGGTGCTGCGCCCGGGCGAGGCCCGAGTCCTGCACAGGAACGCGCGCGTCTCTCCCCTGCTCGCAGGTACGCCGGCCCGCCCGTCACGTATCGCGACGGGCGGGCCGGCGCAGGGCGCATGA
- a CDS encoding PLP-dependent aminotransferase family protein, which yields MAVARVVHTADRTLTGRQLASLLTPPSEGRFGYRELARAVREALLDGRVALRLRLPAERELATVLAVSRTTVTGAYDLLRESGYAHSRRGAGTWTALPDGQAPTPLGAFQDDAGGTIDLALAAPQAPDELAAALASAAAELPRYAGSQGYHPYGLPALRTAIAERYTARGLPTRPEQILVTTGAQQALSLVLTLLGRAGDRVLAENPSYTNALDAMRGRMLRITPVPVTETGWDTGLVDAALRQTAPRLAYLIPDFHNPTGHLMPQEQRRELARAARATGTWLVADETLADIALDVPAPLPFAAAAGGGDGEQIVSVGSLSKSCWGGLRVGWVRAASRVVTELARVRITADLSGSVLDQLVAVALMERLDSIVPRRVEELRRRRDALTTALARHVPEWRWTVPAGGMCLWIDLGRPVASAVSAHALRHGVRVEGGARFGVDPGTHEHRLRIPYTLPEDVYEPAAERLAAALDGSPGRYADPALPDWVA from the coding sequence ATGGCAGTGGCCCGCGTGGTCCACACAGCGGACCGGACCCTGACGGGCCGCCAGCTCGCTTCCCTGCTCACCCCGCCCTCCGAGGGCCGGTTCGGCTACCGGGAGCTCGCGCGGGCGGTCCGCGAGGCGCTGCTCGACGGACGGGTGGCGCTGCGCCTCCGGCTGCCGGCCGAGCGCGAGCTCGCGACGGTGCTCGCGGTGAGCCGGACGACGGTGACGGGGGCGTACGACCTGCTCCGCGAGAGCGGTTACGCGCACAGCCGCCGCGGCGCCGGCACCTGGACCGCGCTCCCGGACGGCCAGGCGCCGACCCCGCTCGGCGCCTTCCAGGACGACGCCGGGGGCACCATCGACCTCGCCCTGGCCGCGCCACAGGCCCCCGACGAGCTCGCCGCGGCGCTGGCGTCGGCCGCCGCCGAGCTGCCCCGCTACGCCGGCTCGCAGGGCTACCACCCGTACGGACTGCCCGCCCTCCGCACCGCGATCGCCGAGCGGTACACGGCCCGCGGGCTGCCGACCCGGCCCGAGCAGATCCTCGTCACGACGGGCGCGCAGCAGGCGCTGTCGCTGGTCCTGACGCTGCTCGGCCGGGCCGGTGACCGCGTGCTCGCCGAGAACCCCTCGTACACGAACGCCCTCGACGCGATGCGCGGCCGCATGCTCCGCATCACGCCCGTGCCGGTGACGGAGACCGGCTGGGACACCGGCCTCGTCGACGCAGCGCTGCGGCAGACCGCGCCCCGCCTGGCCTATCTGATCCCCGACTTCCACAATCCGACGGGGCATCTGATGCCGCAGGAGCAGCGCCGGGAGCTGGCGCGGGCCGCGCGCGCCACGGGGACGTGGCTCGTCGCGGACGAGACGCTCGCCGACATCGCCCTGGACGTGCCCGCGCCGCTGCCCTTCGCCGCGGCGGCCGGCGGGGGCGACGGCGAGCAGATCGTCTCCGTCGGCTCGCTGAGCAAGAGCTGCTGGGGCGGGCTGCGGGTCGGCTGGGTCCGGGCCGCGTCCCGGGTCGTGACCGAGCTGGCCCGGGTCCGGATCACCGCCGACCTGTCGGGGTCCGTCCTGGACCAGCTGGTCGCGGTCGCGCTGATGGAGCGGCTCGACTCGATCGTGCCGCGGCGCGTCGAGGAGCTGCGGCGGCGCCGGGACGCGCTGACGACGGCGCTGGCCAGGCACGTGCCCGAGTGGCGCTGGACGGTACCGGCCGGCGGGATGTGCCTGTGGATCGACCTGGGCCGCCCGGTCGCCTCCGCCGTCTCGGCCCACGCCCTGCGGCACGGGGTGCGGGTGGAGGGCGGTGCGCGGTTCGGGGTGGACCCGGGGACGCACGAGCACCGGCTGCGGATCCCGTACACACTGCCGGAGGACGTGTACGAGCCGGCGGCCGAGCGGCTCGCGGCGGCGCTCGACGGGTCTCCGGGGCGGTACGCCGACCCGGCCCTGCCGGACTGGGTGGCCTGA
- a CDS encoding CaiB/BaiF CoA transferase family protein has product MRADHEGTPDTSPKGALDGIVVADFGRVLAGPYMTMLLADLGADVIKIERPGSGDDTRAWGPPFADGEATYFLGVNRNKRSIELDLTDPEDLAAARAIVDRADVLVENFRPGTMEKLGLGYEDVRAANPGLVYCSVTGFGTAEGARLPGYDLLVQAMGGLMSVTGEPEGPGTKAGVALVDVITGLHAGLGVLAALRHRERTGEGQRVEVSLLHSLLSALTNQSAAHLGAGVVPRAMGNSHPSIAPYEVFEARDRPLVLAVGTDRQFRTLCERLGRRELGEDPRFATNTARVAHREELVEELSGTLGSRTADDWFEELTAAGVPCGPINDVAAAFDLADRLGLAPRVPEAAAGPGQVANPIRLGATPPSYRGAPPRLGEHTDALLTTLGRPARTR; this is encoded by the coding sequence ATGCGCGCAGACCATGAGGGCACACCGGACACGTCCCCGAAGGGCGCGCTGGACGGGATCGTCGTCGCCGACTTCGGCCGGGTGCTCGCGGGGCCGTACATGACGATGCTCCTCGCCGACCTGGGCGCGGACGTCATCAAGATCGAGCGGCCCGGCTCGGGCGACGACACCCGCGCGTGGGGGCCGCCGTTCGCCGACGGAGAGGCCACGTACTTCCTCGGGGTGAACCGGAACAAGCGCTCCATCGAGCTCGACCTGACGGACCCCGAGGACCTGGCGGCGGCGCGCGCGATCGTCGACCGCGCGGACGTCCTGGTGGAGAACTTCCGGCCCGGCACGATGGAGAAGCTCGGCCTCGGGTACGAGGACGTGCGCGCCGCCAATCCCGGGCTCGTCTACTGCTCGGTGACCGGCTTCGGCACCGCCGAGGGCGCCCGGCTGCCCGGCTACGACCTGCTCGTGCAGGCCATGGGCGGTCTGATGAGCGTGACGGGCGAGCCGGAGGGACCGGGGACCAAGGCGGGCGTCGCCCTCGTCGACGTCATCACCGGCCTCCACGCCGGGCTCGGGGTCCTCGCCGCCCTCCGGCACCGCGAACGCACCGGCGAGGGCCAGCGCGTCGAGGTCTCCCTGCTCCACTCGCTCCTCTCGGCGCTCACCAACCAGTCCGCCGCCCACCTCGGGGCGGGGGTCGTGCCGCGCGCCATGGGCAACAGCCACCCGAGCATCGCGCCGTACGAGGTCTTCGAGGCCCGGGACCGGCCGCTGGTCCTCGCGGTCGGCACCGACCGCCAGTTCCGCACGCTGTGCGAGCGGCTCGGCCGGCGGGAGCTGGGCGAGGACCCGCGCTTCGCGACGAACACGGCCCGGGTCGCCCACCGTGAGGAGCTGGTCGAGGAGCTGTCGGGGACGCTCGGCTCGCGCACGGCCGACGACTGGTTCGAGGAGCTCACGGCCGCCGGGGTGCCCTGCGGCCCCATCAACGACGTGGCCGCCGCCTTCGACCTCGCCGACCGGCTGGGGCTCGCGCCGCGGGTCCCCGAGGCGGCGGCGGGTCCCGGCCAGGTCGCCAACCCGATCCGGCTCGGCGCCACCCCGCCCTCGTACCGCGGTGCTCCCCCGCGGCTGGGCGAGCACACCGATGCGCTGCTCACGACGCTGGGACGCCCGGCGCGGACGCGCTGA
- a CDS encoding streptophobe family protein, producing the protein MDSVSSRLSTSASPSTSTGLFVRVGVQALAAVFAGYVAMGVFAGLGLWAAGAADLPGGFTAVLAAVVVMATGGKVELSGDAGSLAGTQAELTAMPLTVTLVGALVTGYCFLRPLRHHAVADARELLLRAVTTVVLWMAALAGLSALARHDFPLTIGGDTSETSGDPLGDLFGELMDAVDPTVGFRTDVGPTLFYGLLWILGVLVVALLVSRRTPLPPRLVRYHEPVRPAAHAMLLLLLAYVAVGLVIGIVVAATKGHAVETLAVLLLGLPNVAWLALGVGIGGSWEGRVEGPFGLPMPQILDAVLREGGDSTDLSTVDLSSLAAEDGRAWWLLPIAAVLVLAAAFAAAVRSPARTRLWQHSLHLGVAFALTMLVVAPLTLVEARFGLSILGIGELEALGGEVVLRPDIWKTVGLALLWGLVFGLLGGLLASRVHRKGEVEQAGEAEQK; encoded by the coding sequence GTGGACAGCGTGAGCAGTCGGCTCTCCACCTCAGCGAGCCCCTCGACCTCGACCGGGCTCTTCGTACGTGTCGGTGTCCAGGCCCTGGCAGCGGTGTTCGCCGGGTACGTGGCCATGGGCGTCTTCGCCGGGCTCGGCCTCTGGGCCGCGGGCGCGGCCGACCTGCCCGGCGGCTTCACCGCCGTCCTCGCCGCGGTCGTCGTCATGGCGACGGGCGGCAAGGTCGAGCTCTCCGGCGACGCCGGATCCCTCGCCGGAACCCAGGCCGAACTGACCGCGATGCCGCTCACCGTCACCCTGGTGGGCGCACTCGTCACCGGCTACTGCTTCCTGCGCCCCCTGCGCCATCACGCGGTCGCGGACGCGCGCGAACTCCTGCTCCGCGCCGTGACGACCGTCGTCCTCTGGATGGCGGCCCTCGCGGGCCTCTCCGCCCTCGCCCGGCACGACTTCCCGCTCACGATCGGCGGAGACACCTCGGAGACCTCGGGAGACCCCCTCGGGGACCTCTTCGGGGAGCTCATGGACGCCGTCGACCCCACCGTCGGCTTCCGCACGGACGTCGGCCCCACCCTCTTCTACGGGCTGCTGTGGATCCTCGGCGTGCTCGTCGTCGCGCTCCTGGTCTCCCGCAGGACCCCGCTGCCGCCCCGCCTCGTCCGCTACCACGAGCCCGTACGGCCCGCCGCCCACGCGATGCTCCTGCTCCTCCTCGCGTACGTGGCCGTGGGCCTGGTCATCGGGATCGTCGTCGCGGCGACCAAGGGCCACGCGGTGGAGACCCTGGCCGTCCTGCTGCTCGGCCTGCCCAACGTGGCCTGGCTCGCGCTCGGCGTGGGCATCGGCGGCTCCTGGGAGGGCAGGGTCGAGGGCCCCTTCGGCCTCCCCATGCCCCAGATCCTCGACGCCGTCCTCCGCGAGGGCGGCGACAGCACGGACCTGTCCACGGTCGACCTCTCCTCGCTCGCCGCGGAGGACGGGAGGGCCTGGTGGCTGCTGCCCATCGCCGCCGTCCTCGTGCTCGCCGCGGCCTTCGCTGCGGCGGTCCGCTCCCCGGCCAGGACGCGGCTCTGGCAGCATTCCCTGCACCTGGGCGTCGCCTTCGCCCTGACGATGCTGGTCGTCGCCCCCCTCACCCTGGTCGAGGCGCGCTTCGGTCTCTCGATCCTCGGCATCGGCGAACTCGAAGCGCTGGGCGGCGAGGTGGTGCTCCGCCCGGACATCTGGAAGACGGTGGGCTTGGCCCTCCTCTGGGGCCTGGTCTTCGGCCTCCTCGGCGGTCTCCTCGCCTCGCGGGTCCACCGCAAGGGCGAGGTCGAGCAGGCCGGCGAGGCCGAGCAGAAGTAG
- a CDS encoding FBP domain-containing protein has translation MDPLTDKQIRSSFVNCTKGEAARLKLPLDFAELPWEDLDFLGWVDPGAPLRAHLVVPREDGPLGVTLRVPATGRTSAVKSSMCQVCLTGHASSGVTLLVAPLAGSRGREGNTVGIYLCADLACSLYVRGRRQPKLRGRRHEESLTVDEQVARLTGNLDAFVDRVTAG, from the coding sequence GTGGACCCTTTGACCGACAAACAGATCCGCTCGTCCTTCGTGAACTGCACCAAGGGCGAGGCGGCCCGGCTCAAGCTGCCGCTCGACTTCGCCGAACTCCCCTGGGAGGACCTGGACTTCCTCGGCTGGGTCGACCCGGGCGCGCCGCTGCGCGCGCACCTGGTCGTGCCCCGCGAGGACGGACCGCTCGGCGTGACCCTGCGGGTCCCGGCCACCGGCCGGACCAGCGCCGTGAAGTCCAGCATGTGCCAGGTCTGCCTGACCGGGCACGCCTCCTCCGGCGTCACGCTCCTCGTGGCACCGCTCGCCGGGAGCCGCGGCCGCGAGGGGAACACGGTCGGCATCTACCTCTGCGCCGACCTCGCCTGCTCCCTGTACGTCCGCGGCAGGCGGCAGCCGAAGCTGCGCGGCCGACGCCACGAGGAGTCCCTCACGGTCGACGAGCAGGTGGCCCGCCTGACGGGCAACCTGGACGCGTTCGTCGACCGGGTGACGGCGGGCTGA
- a CDS encoding GntR family transcriptional regulator, with translation MSSAVQKRRPQTAQQFVLEELRRAITSGELKPGDQIRQDALAARFDVSRVPLREALKALEAEGLVVHHIHRGYFVAELSLADLEEIYRIRELLETEAVRMAVRRMPDGTYEALEALQREVERAAEDGDVPGMAAANRRFHFTLIEASGMPRLVRLIATLWDSTDAYRSLYYTETAHREQAVHEHRAVLSALLHGDEHAAVRRLDEHRAHAVAALREVLDLDRG, from the coding sequence ATGAGCAGCGCGGTGCAGAAGCGGCGGCCGCAGACCGCCCAGCAGTTCGTCCTGGAGGAACTGCGGCGCGCCATCACCAGCGGTGAGCTCAAGCCGGGCGACCAGATCCGGCAGGACGCGCTCGCGGCGCGGTTCGACGTGAGCCGCGTCCCGCTCCGCGAGGCGCTCAAGGCCCTGGAGGCCGAGGGCCTGGTCGTGCACCACATACACCGGGGGTACTTCGTCGCGGAGCTCTCACTGGCCGACCTGGAGGAGATCTACCGGATCCGGGAGCTGCTTGAGACGGAGGCCGTACGCATGGCCGTGCGGCGCATGCCGGACGGGACGTACGAGGCACTCGAAGCCCTCCAGCGCGAGGTGGAGCGGGCGGCCGAGGACGGTGACGTGCCGGGGATGGCGGCGGCGAACAGGCGCTTCCACTTCACCCTCATCGAGGCGTCCGGGATGCCGCGCCTCGTCCGCCTCATCGCGACCCTGTGGGACTCCACCGACGCGTACCGCTCGCTCTACTACACGGAGACCGCACACCGCGAGCAGGCCGTCCACGAGCACCGTGCCGTGCTCTCGGCACTGCTCCACGGCGACGAACACGCCGCCGTCCGCCGGCTCGACGAACACCGCGCCCACGCGGTGGCCGCACTCCGCGAGGTCCTGGACCTGGACCGGGGCTGA